Proteins from a single region of Desulfurobacterium indicum:
- a CDS encoding ComF family protein, which yields MDVLSPEYCAVCGKFLIGKHRKIACEECWKIHIKPFSGKRCIICGYPLNLAPGSEPLCRDCFEKKRKFNFSEISYFGLYSGLLEIAIKTFKIGKRHDIGEEIGKTISVHFKNFLSRNRMDFVIPVPLHIEELKTRGFNQCHLILSAANIPFMDGVEKRYHGKKQALLSKEERRKNVKGLFSIKREIISNIRGKRLCIFDDIFTTGSTVNEIAEELIKAGADTIYVYTVARSIKKSK from the coding sequence ATAGATGTTCTTTCTCCTGAATACTGCGCAGTATGCGGAAAATTCCTTATAGGTAAACACAGAAAAATTGCATGCGAAGAATGCTGGAAAATTCACATAAAACCTTTTTCCGGAAAAAGATGCATAATATGTGGCTATCCTTTGAATCTTGCTCCCGGAAGTGAACCTTTATGCAGAGATTGCTTTGAGAAAAAGAGAAAATTCAATTTTTCAGAAATATCTTACTTCGGACTGTATAGCGGACTTCTCGAAATAGCAATCAAGACATTTAAAATAGGCAAACGGCACGACATAGGAGAAGAGATTGGAAAAACCATATCGGTTCACTTTAAAAACTTTCTTTCACGTAACAGAATGGATTTTGTAATTCCCGTTCCACTCCATATTGAAGAATTAAAAACAAGAGGCTTTAACCAATGCCATCTAATTTTGTCTGCTGCAAATATTCCGTTTATGGACGGAGTTGAAAAGAGATATCACGGAAAAAAACAGGCTCTGCTTTCAAAAGAAGAAAGAAGAAAAAATGTCAAAGGCTTGTTCTCTATCAAAAGAGAAATCATTTCAAATATTAGAGGGAAACGACTCTGCATATTTGATGACATATTTACCACAGGAAGCACCGTAAACGAAATAGCAGAAGAACTTATCAAAGCCGGTGCAGATACCATTTACGTCTACACAGTCGCACGCTCCATCAAAAAATCAAAATAG